One stretch of Prunus persica cultivar Lovell chromosome G1, Prunus_persica_NCBIv2, whole genome shotgun sequence DNA includes these proteins:
- the LOC18787821 gene encoding uncharacterized protein LOC18787821 encodes MDSQDLARTHSSGLDSHGVHVCHKCGWPFPNAHPSARHRRAHKRICGTIDGYKLAGSEKNTHVNDSDDEHSDEERKTPNLVSVRSEDVVFSDAVAEFSDSASGAGTGEGLENVRESEINLERVAKNGLNVIQSLNDGEITENTTNQLGAQELQGSLSTSNIISMTSSESALQDDSNHSEDDVQPIQFEVLADASEDSKKTHATDSVIESSLLSAPQEDKIDGITTSNLDGDLPCTVISPNKVVSETAEGVSKLEGTVEMTSDSLRDNEVVPSEKEYTHAYDLYIPQIDPSPEVESVEHVNASVDTVENKVDTTDRIHFSNSGGLTESSNWEGEGNANVHVLSVPDDTHVVENPEAMLEGFKNHKEKKLDQPIFLDSWEQFNDEENDVKRGGSSKPMVKEVPAEEEPSVSHIQIKSTENQRSDEIAAPADANESLQVNFSESDTNSLIASSSAAINQTRHLDDLDGNGKDEKCDLSADHSSKGPAEENSVKNPAEIEFNPAANLPEKGDAGDYEKGIFENCNIIGDSGYHETENFKLAGDDNSKESTEDFFAKDPVSNLESASRLSELQVSPVSSSHEVGDAGDYEKDKTERFDIIGDDGDHEKAEKYVLTGDDYRKVSTEKIVAENSITSLESASSLSELQANLATNLNDDDPGDHDGGEIEKSIISGNESSEGPVEKNLLVKPTLNLDSAIDLVESKTVAEDAVDGSMLKLVDTRHKTLNSSSNSSGVGLNIVSDHGPNAESSQKSSEGCGMKELGLSALDAESFVPSFTAEDIGSREFHGVSSGLSSQSFQEESDKNFVKQQLSSPALDVVDSNSQTDSLEGNWGSVSVLSIQSDAQAVPPTDSQTSVEEKKSRAASERQHPEKSDMFEAPSFMTLVEPRGVNDQKATAAEIHTAHNPEQPKPAPLQAGWFPSISHVVNESPGRKKNEEIIAKVTNWSTGKQHTPLKNLLGEAYLENKAKSPTQKESQAPAPQRDDKAVKVKDGGPGATTVNSILGPESPTGQASKKENAKEWNSPARYPSDIKSEKKKVKGRPYWAQFVCCSSVH; translated from the exons ATGGATAGCCAAGATCTAGCAAGAACTCACAGTTCAG GGCTTGACAGCCATGGAGTCCATGTTTGTCACAAATGTGGGTGGCCCTTTCCAAACGCACACCCAAGTGCCAGACACAGACGTGCCCATAAGAGGATTTGTGGAACCATTGATGGTTACAAGCTGGCTGGCTCTGAGAAGAACACCCATGTAAATGATTCTGATGATGAGCATTCTGATGAAGAACGCAAAACCCCCA ATCTAGTATCCGTGAGATCAGAAGACGTGGTGTTCTCAGATGCCGTTGCAGAATTTTCAGATAGTGCTTCTGGTGCAGGAACCGGTGAAGGGTTAGAAAATGTTCGAGAATCAGAAATTAATCTGGAAAGGGTTGCCAAGAATGGTTTGAACGTCATCCAATCCCTTAATGATGGGGAAATCACCG AGAATACTACTAATCAGCTGGGTGCACAAGAGTTACAGGGATCGTTGTCAACTTCTAACATCATTTCAATGACGAGTTCCGAATCAGCTTTGCAGGATGATAGTAATCATTCAGAAGATGACGTACAACCCATTCAATTTGAAGTGCTGGCAGATGCATCAGAAGATAGTAAGAAGACCCATGCTACTGACAGTGTGATTGAGAGCTCTTTATTATCTGCTCCACAAGAGGACAAGATTGATGGAATTACTACAAGTAATCTAGATGGAGACTTACCGTGCACTGTGATCTCACCCAATAAAGTTGTCAGTGAAACAGCTGAGGGTGTATCTAAGTTAGAAGGGACAGTTGAAATGACTTCGGACTCTCTGCGAGATAATGAAGTTGTTCCATCAGAGAAAGAGTACACCCATGCATATGATTTGTATATTCCTCAAATTGATCCTTCCCCTGAAGTTGAATCTGTTGAACATGTGAATGCATCGGTTGATACTGTAGAGAATAAGGTGGATACTACAGACAGAATACACTTTTCAAATTCTGGTGGGTTAACTGAGAGTAGCAACTGGGAGGGAGAAGGGAATGCAAATGTACATGTGCTTTCTGTTCCAGATGATACACATGTTGTAGAAAATCCTGAGGCGATGCTTGaaggttttaaaaaccacaaagaaaagaaattagacCAGCCTATCTTCTTGGACTCTTGGGAACAATTtaatgatgaagaaaatgatgttAAACGTGGAGGTAGCAGCAAGCCAATGGTTAAAGAAGTGCCTGCTGAAGAAGAACCCAGTGTGTCTCACATCCAGATCAAGAGTACTGAAAACCAAAGGTCAGATGAAATAGCAGCCCCTGCAGATGCAAATGAATCATTACAGGTGAACTTTTCTGAAAGTGATACAAATTCCTTGATTGCTTCCAGCAGTGCTGCTATAAATCAAACAAGGCACTTAGATGATCTGGATGGTAAtggaaaagatgaaaaatgtGATTTAAGCGCAGACCATAGCAGCAAAGGACCTGCAGAAGAAAATTCTGTGAAAAATCCTGCTGAAATCGAATTTAATCCAGCAGCTAATTTACCTGAAAAGGGGGATGCTGGTGATTATGAGAAGGGTATATTTGAAAACTGCAATATAATTGGCGATTCTGGTTATcatgaaactgaaaattttaagtTAGCTGGGGATGACAACAGCAAGGAATCTACAGAGGATTTTTTTGCTAAAGACCCTGTGAGTAATTTGGAATCTGCTAGTCGTCTCTCTGAGCTCCAAGTTTCTCCAGTATCCAGCTCGCATGAAGTTGGTGATGCAGGTGATTATGAGAAGGATAAAACTGAAAGGTTTGATATAATTGGGGATGATGGTGATCATGAGAAAGCTGAAAAGTATGTTTTAACTGGGGATGACTACAGGAAAGTATCTACAGAGAAAATTGTTGCAGAGAATTCTATAACTAGTTTGGAATCTGCCAGTAGTCTCTCCGAACTTCAAGCTAATTTAGCaacaaatttaaatgatgATGACCCTGGCGATCATGATGGTGGTGAAATTGAAAAGAGTATTATATCTGGAAATGAGAGCAGTGAAGGACCTGTTGAAAAAAATCTTTTGGTGAAGCCAACATTGAACCTTGATTCTGCTATTGATCTTGTTGAATCAAAAACTGTTGCAGAAGATGCAGTGGATGGTTCTATGCTGAAGCTGGTTGACACCAGACACAAAACTTTGAATAGCAGTTCAAATTCTAGCGGAGTTGGCCTCAATATAGTTTCAGATCATGGTCCCAATGCTGAGTCCTCACAGAAGAGTTCAGAGGGTTGTGGGATGAAAGAACTAGGTCTTTCTGCTTTAGATGCTGAATCTTTTGTTCCGAGTTTCACTGCTGAAGATATTGGCTCCAGAGAGTTCCATGGGGTATCTTCGGGGTTGAGTTCTCAATCTTTTCAAGAAGAGAGTGATAAAAACTTTGTTAAGCAACAGCTAAGTTCACCTGCACTGGATGTTGTTGACTCAAATAGCCAAACTGACAGTCTGGAAGGAAACTGGGGCTCTGTTTCAG TTCTTTCTATCCAGTCAGATGCACAAGCTGTACCACCTACAGATTCCCAAACTTCAGTGGAAGAGAAGAAGTCAAGAGCTGCATCTGAGAGACAACACCCTGAAAAATCTGATATGTTTGAGGCACCGTCTTTCATGACATTGGTTGAACCTAGAGGCGTGAATGACCAAAAAGCTACTGCTGCTGAAATTCACACAGCACATAACCCAGAGCAGCCAAAACCTGCACCTTTGCAGGCAGGGTGGTTTCCTTCTATCAGTCATGTTGTGAACGAATCACCGGGGAGAAAGAAAAACGAAGAGATCATTGCCAAGGTTACAAACTGGAGCACTGGAAAGCAACACACCCCTTTGAAGAACCTTTTGGGTGAGGCCTATCTAGAAAATAAAGCAAAGTCACCGACCCAAAAAGAAAGTCAAGCTCCTGCGCCTCAGAGGGATGATAAAGCAGTGAAGGTGAAGGATGGTGGTCCTGGAGCGACAACAGTGAACTCAATTCTGGGTCCTGAATCACCAACAGGTCAGGCATCTAAGAAAGAGAATGCAAAAGAATGGAACTCTCCGGCACGGTATCCTTCAGACATTAAgagtgaaaagaagaaagtcaAGGGTAGACCATATTGGGCGCAATTTGTATGCTGCTCATCCGTGCATTAG